The Accipiter gentilis chromosome Z, bAccGen1.1, whole genome shotgun sequence DNA window TTTTGGAGCTCAGATAGTTGAAAAACTTAtaggaaagaggatttttttttttttcagtctccgGCAAAATGTCTAGCAAAATCTTGTGAGGGCAGTGATTACTTTCCTTGTGATGTACTGTTTTATTGTCTGTGCTGCACAGAAGGGGACTTGGACTGACAACTGTGATTCTTTTTGTAcagaatacaaataattttattttttaaagattttaatattaaaaatgtttgctttacATAAATACActcagtctttttttatttttatttctagggAACATGAATGGTTTAAGCAGGACCTTCCAAAATACTTGTTTCCTGAAGACCCATCATACAGCTCTACTATGATTGATGATGAAGCCTTAAAAGAAGTGTGTGAGAAGTTTGAATGCACTGAAGAGGAAGTGCTAAGTTGTCTATACAGCAGAAATCATCAGGACCCTTTGGCAGTTGCTTATCACCTCATTATAGATAACAGAAGAATAATGAACGAGGCCAAAGACTTCTACTTGGCTACAAGCCCTCCGGATTCATTTCTTGATGATCACCATCTGTCTCGCCCTCATCCTGAAAGAGTGCCATTTCTAGTAGCTGAAGCACCACGTCCTCGCCACACTCTTGATGAGCTGAATCCACAGAAGTCAAAACACCAAGGTGTAAGAAGAGCTAAGTGGCACTTGGGAATACGGAGTCAGAGTCGACCAAATGATATCATGGCTGAAGTTTGTCGAGCAATTAAACAACTGGATTATGAATGGAAGGTAAAAGAATAAAGGACCTTTAGAGCAGACAACAGTAGATTTTTGTTTGCACTGTATAGTTACATAGCCTAGAGGTCTGAAGCTGTTCTGTGCTGGAAAATAATCTCATATGCCTGTGCTGTCTGCTTGTGCTTGCTGTGCAGGAAGGTTTTTGGGGGAGGCTGTTCATgctgacaatgaaaaaaaaaaaaaaaaaaaaaagtcttgctaaCGTCTAACTTTTCTGTTGAGGCTGTAGGAATGTTTTTCTGTtgcctaaaacaaaaaaaaaaataaaaattgcaactCCAACAGGTAAGCCTGAAATCACTTGATAATAGCAGTGAGTTGAAATGACAAAACCAGCATGCACTGTTTTTCAAGCAGTTCTGGTAACTAACTCAAATCTCTTTTGTACTAGGTTGTAAATCCATACTATCTACGTGTTCGAAGGAAGAATCCAGTAACAAGTGCATATTCCAAAATGAGTCTACAGTTGTATCAGGTGGACAGCAGAACATACCTACTGGACTTTCGTAGCATTGATGGTATGTGAAGACTTAAATAAGTTAATGGAGTTGTACAGGAAATCATTCTAAATGCAAACATGTCTTAATTTACTTGTTTAGGAGTGAAGTAAATGTTGCCCTTTATTAGTTTAAGTCAATCTAGATCTGTATTAGTGTTTCTTTATTCCTTCCTGGTCTAGTGTTCCTGTGATCAGATGGTTAGCTGCTCTAGCCCTTAAATAATAGCTTTTCAGCTATATCAACTCCTGAAGTGCTACATTTTGTCTTTGCACCGGTACTAATACCACTAGTGCAAATGGGGACAGGGCTGCTGTTGTCCAAAAAGTGGATTTGTCACCCGGTGTTCAACAAGCCAATAATCACACACTCGGGAgagacattttttatttcatatttgcacaaagatgggtgctaggtgataattccacaaagctagcacactctacagttaaacaagcaagcaatttatacagtttcaGATTCACCCActtagtttccaaagtccttTCCCAAAATCAATATTGGTAGTCATTTATTTGCCACCATTTCTGTTGGGCTAAGGTTTTCTCCacttcgaattaaaggtacagtgttatTCTATTCTGCAGTGCACGCTCAAGGAGTGTGTTGTGGGGTAAGTCTTTCGGGTCCTGAATTGAGACAGTGGCTGTGATCTCCCCTGgctgcctttacctttcccccagtTACTGCAGATGTCCACTGACATCATGCCCATTATCAGTTACTCAACTTTCGGAGCCTTCTGGGGCAGGGCGTTCTCTTCTTATCGgtcttctatttcttcttcaaGGTCCCTGCAGGCCCAATTACTCCAGGATGTCCTTGGTTAAAGAATTCTAGCTGTTTTCTGATTACAAATGATTAAGTGTCTTTAGACTGTCAGCTTAATAATTACAAAGAACATCTTGCATAGAAGGAAACAGataatttcacatttttaggTTAATCTTCAACACTGTGAGAGGTGAGATTTGCATCAATCTAAACTCCCTTTGGAGCCTCACCCCAAAATTTAAGCATTAATTTAGATCTGAAGTAAGCATGTGAGTAACATTTCCTAGTGAAGAGAAGGCTTAGCATCTAGGCATTTAAATTTGACTTGGACTGTACATTGCTGTACTGGgcctggctgagatggagtttattttcttcatagcagcctatatagtgctgtgttttggatctgtgactaaagcagtgttgataacacactagtattctggctgttgctgagcagtacttgCATAATATCTagtctttttccctcctctgtctcACCCAGTGAGTAGGCCAGGGAtgagcaagaagttgggagggaatgcagcctggagagctgagccagattcatttattcatttatgtATTAATCAAAAAAAACCAAGGTTTAgaagtgggagaaggggaagatgttTGCTGTCCTACAACTGATTTGATACTGATACctaattttcttcctctctccccttgCCCCCCAGATGAAATTACTGAAGCGAAGTCTGGGACTGCAACTCCACAGAGATCGGGTTCTGTGAGCAACTACAGATCCTGTCAGAAAGATTCAGATGCTGATGGGCAAGGAAAATCTGCAGATACATCCCTTACCTCATCAGTGAGCTCTTCACTTGACTCTTCTACAGCTGACTTAACTCCAAGACCAGGGAGCCATACAATAGAATTTTTTGAGATGTGTGCAAATCTTATTAAAATACTTGCACAATAATTTTGAAGATGGGCTTATTTCTTTCATAGCAATAAGCATGCCTAAATCATAGTCAGATGCTTCCAATTATAATCAAGTTAAATTAACTAAGAGGCTGAAAAAGCTAGCCACAGAATACGATTTGCACAGGGATTGAAATGATTATTTTGAAGCTGGAGTGAATTCTGATTGTCTGCTGTCCAATAGCATAATACAGGTACAGGAAATCACATGCCCTTGGGGCAGTGTTCATAATCTTTTACATTGAGCGCACATTAGGCTGCATATAACATTTAAGTTAGACGGAccttcttgtttttttcactggTAATACATATATCTGATGCACTGTAAGTAAATGTACACTTACTAGTTCAGTGACCTAAGTATGACTTGTTGGTCACCACCTACAATTGTGCCTCAGTTGGTCAGAACTATCAACATCTGTCTTCTAACAGTAATGTCTTAAACCTGCTGTGTTTCTTCCCCCTTACTTGACAGTAAATGATAAAGAATAGTTTAATGTGTTACAAGGTACTAGTTTTAACAACTGATAAATTTGATTAAATGCGTACAAATCCAACCAGTTGGAAATGCACCTTAGGTGCTCTGTAACGCACTAACAGTGAAATTCTGTGGGCCGTGACTAGAACAACTGAGTCCACAACAATGGCGAGAGACTTAATGCTGAGAAGACTTGGCACTCTGTGGGCTAAAATGAAATGTTGCTCTGTGAAAACAGAACTGTTGGCAAGCTCCACATCTGTGCGTATGCTTTAGTGTGGTAGCAGCAC harbors:
- the PRKAA1 gene encoding 5'-AMP-activated protein kinase catalytic subunit alpha-1 isoform X2 gives rise to the protein MVMEYVSGGELFDYICKNGRLDEKESRRLFQQILSGVDYCHRHMVVHRDLKPENVLLDAHMNAKIADFGLSNMMSDGEFLRTSCGSPNYAAPEVISGRLYAGPEVDIWSSGVILYALLCGTLPFDDDHVPTLFKKICDGIFYTPQYLNSSVISLLKHMLQVDPMKRATIRDIREHEWFKQDLPKYLFPEDPSYSSTMIDDEALKEVCEKFECTEEEVLSCLYSRNHQDPLAVAYHLIIDNRRIMNEAKDFYLATSPPDSFLDDHHLSRPHPERVPFLVAEAPRPRHTLDELNPQKSKHQGVRRAKWHLGIRSQSRPNDIMAEVCRAIKQLDYEWKVVNPYYLRVRRKNPVTSAYSKMSLQLYQVDSRTYLLDFRSIDDEITEAKSGTATPQRSGSVSNYRSCQKDSDADGQGKSADTSLTSSVSSSLDSSTADLTPRPGSHTIEFFEMCANLIKILAQ
- the PRKAA1 gene encoding 5'-AMP-activated protein kinase catalytic subunit alpha-1 isoform X3 produces the protein MLQVDPMKRATIRDIREHEWFKQDLPKYLFPEDPSYSSTMIDDEALKEVCEKFECTEEEVLSCLYSRNHQDPLAVAYHLIIDNRRIMNEAKDFYLATSPPDSFLDDHHLSRPHPERVPFLVAEAPRPRHTLDELNPQKSKHQGVRRAKWHLGIRSQSRPNDIMAEVCRAIKQLDYEWKVVNPYYLRVRRKNPVTSAYSKMSLQLYQVDSRTYLLDFRSIDDEITEAKSGTATPQRSGSVSNYRSCQKDSDADGQGKSADTSLTSSVSSSLDSSTADLTPRPGSHTIEFFEMCANLIKILAQ
- the PRKAA1 gene encoding 5'-AMP-activated protein kinase catalytic subunit alpha-1 isoform X1, whose product is MRRLGPWLKMAAADKQKHEHGRVKIGHYILGDTLGVGTFGKVKVGKHELTGHKVAVKILNRQKIRSLDVVGKIRREIQNLKLFRHPHIIKLYQVISTPTDIFMVMEYVSGGELFDYICKNGRLDEKESRRLFQQILSGVDYCHRHMVVHRDLKPENVLLDAHMNAKIADFGLSNMMSDGEFLRTSCGSPNYAAPEVISGRLYAGPEVDIWSSGVILYALLCGTLPFDDDHVPTLFKKICDGIFYTPQYLNSSVISLLKHMLQVDPMKRATIRDIREHEWFKQDLPKYLFPEDPSYSSTMIDDEALKEVCEKFECTEEEVLSCLYSRNHQDPLAVAYHLIIDNRRIMNEAKDFYLATSPPDSFLDDHHLSRPHPERVPFLVAEAPRPRHTLDELNPQKSKHQGVRRAKWHLGIRSQSRPNDIMAEVCRAIKQLDYEWKVVNPYYLRVRRKNPVTSAYSKMSLQLYQVDSRTYLLDFRSIDDEITEAKSGTATPQRSGSVSNYRSCQKDSDADGQGKSADTSLTSSVSSSLDSSTADLTPRPGSHTIEFFEMCANLIKILAQ